In Exiguobacterium sibiricum 7-3, a genomic segment contains:
- the pstC gene encoding phosphate ABC transporter permease subunit PstC, giving the protein MNQSSNKSVRELIQKNRQQKFSMKNIMERFMPIVLFLCAFVSVVTTIGIILTLVIETEHFFEVVSFKEFFGSTSWYPLNSQPEYGIWPLVVGTLEITVIAMLVAVPIGLTSAIYLSEYASERARRVLKPILEVLAGVPTIVFGFFALTFVTPLLVKLIPGLAIYNALSPGIVVGIMIIPMIASISEDAMSSVPKKIRDGALALGSTRLEVALKVVVPAALSGIIASIVLGMSRAIGETMIVTIAGGSNPTAAVNPLEPVQTMTAYIVQVALGDAGYGTIEYYSIYAVGTLLFVFTLLMNLLANWITRRFREEY; this is encoded by the coding sequence GTGAATCAATCATCAAACAAATCGGTTCGTGAGCTGATCCAAAAGAACCGACAACAAAAATTCAGTATGAAAAACATCATGGAACGTTTTATGCCGATCGTACTATTTCTCTGTGCGTTCGTTTCAGTCGTTACGACCATCGGCATCATTCTCACGTTAGTTATTGAAACAGAACACTTCTTTGAAGTCGTCTCGTTCAAAGAATTCTTCGGCAGTACAAGCTGGTACCCGCTGAACTCTCAACCGGAGTATGGAATTTGGCCGCTTGTCGTCGGAACCCTTGAAATTACCGTGATTGCGATGCTAGTTGCCGTGCCGATCGGACTCACTTCTGCGATTTACTTAAGTGAGTATGCATCAGAACGCGCCCGTCGTGTTCTCAAACCGATTCTTGAAGTATTAGCAGGCGTTCCGACCATCGTTTTCGGATTTTTCGCCTTAACGTTTGTTACACCGTTACTTGTTAAATTAATTCCGGGTCTTGCGATTTATAATGCGTTAAGTCCGGGGATTGTTGTCGGAATCATGATTATTCCGATGATTGCCTCGATTTCAGAGGATGCGATGAGCTCAGTTCCGAAAAAAATTCGGGACGGCGCATTGGCACTGGGTTCAACACGTCTTGAAGTAGCTTTAAAAGTGGTTGTCCCGGCTGCACTTTCAGGAATCATCGCTTCCATCGTTCTTGGTATGTCACGCGCAATCGGTGAAACAATGATCGTGACGATTGCCGGGGGATCAAACCCGACGGCTGCAGTTAATCCGTTGGAGCCGGTTCAGACGATGACGGCTTATATCGTTCAGGTTGCCCTTGGTGACGCAGGATATGGAACGATTGAATATTACAGTATCTACGCTGTCGGTACGTTGTTGTTCGTCTTTACTCTTTTGATGAACTTACTCGCGAACTGGATCACGCGTCGTTTCAGAGAGGAGTATTAA
- the pstB gene encoding phosphate ABC transporter ATP-binding protein PstB yields MNQPVAARQSVYRVNDLNLWYGDDHALKDVNLDIKQNEVTAIIGPSGCGKSTFIKTLNRMVELVPIVRTNGVIEYHGRNIFDKDYEVEELRTSVGMVFQQPNPFPKSIYDNIAYGPRVHGVKNKKILDEIVERSLRGAAIWEEVKDRLNENAYGLSGGQQQRLCIARCLAIEPDVILMDEPTSALDPISTLKVEELVQELKKDYSIIIVTHNMQQAARVSDKTAFFLNGEVVEFDQTDRIFSNPSDKRTEDYISGRFG; encoded by the coding sequence ATGAATCAACCAGTAGCTGCGCGACAAAGTGTATACCGTGTAAATGATTTGAATCTATGGTACGGCGATGATCATGCCTTAAAAGATGTAAATCTTGATATCAAACAAAATGAAGTGACGGCCATCATCGGACCGTCAGGATGCGGGAAATCGACATTCATCAAGACATTGAACCGAATGGTCGAACTCGTTCCGATCGTGCGGACGAATGGTGTCATTGAATACCATGGTCGCAATATTTTCGATAAGGATTATGAAGTCGAAGAATTACGCACATCGGTTGGAATGGTCTTTCAGCAACCAAACCCATTCCCAAAATCGATTTATGACAATATCGCTTATGGACCACGTGTTCATGGGGTTAAGAACAAAAAAATCTTGGATGAAATCGTTGAACGAAGCTTACGTGGAGCAGCGATTTGGGAAGAGGTCAAGGATCGTCTGAACGAAAACGCTTATGGACTATCAGGTGGACAACAACAACGTCTCTGTATCGCCCGTTGCCTGGCAATCGAGCCGGACGTCATCTTGATGGACGAACCGACATCAGCCCTCGACCCGATTTCGACGTTAAAAGTTGAAGAATTGGTACAGGAATTAAAAAAAGATTACTCAATCATCATCGTAACGCATAACATGCAACAAGCAGCACGTGTCTCTGATAAAACAGCTTTCTTCTTGAACGGTGAAGTCGTTGAATTTGACCAAACGGATCGAATTTTCTCAAATCCGAGTGACAAACGGACAGAAGACTATATCTCAGGACGATTCGGATAA
- the pstA gene encoding phosphate ABC transporter permease PstA, translating into MALPEKQPVQKKFIDPVAVKKSISQRLVVNNVTKVVFLIGLLFGLVVLGILLFGVIRDGAAWLSLDFLQNSPSRRPANAGVYPALMGSIFLMLLIIPMIFILGVGAAIYLEEYAKKSRMTSFIEVNISNLAGVPSIVFGLLGLTFFVRNMGFGSTLIAGALTLALMSLPVVIVSSQEAIRAVPQAMRHASLALGASKWQTTFKVVLPASLPGVITGIILAVSRAIGETAPLIMVGAAIFIARAPEGIFSEFTALPIQIYNWTSRPQADFQGLAAAGIIVLMVILLTMNSLAIWIRNRFSKRY; encoded by the coding sequence ATGGCCTTACCAGAAAAACAACCTGTACAAAAAAAGTTTATTGATCCTGTTGCTGTGAAAAAATCAATCAGCCAACGCCTTGTCGTCAATAATGTCACGAAAGTCGTTTTCCTGATTGGATTGTTATTTGGTTTAGTTGTGCTTGGTATTCTTCTCTTTGGTGTCATTCGTGACGGAGCTGCCTGGTTATCACTCGATTTCCTGCAAAATTCACCGTCCCGTCGACCGGCAAATGCGGGTGTATACCCAGCGTTAATGGGATCAATCTTCCTGATGCTTTTGATTATTCCGATGATCTTCATCCTGGGTGTCGGAGCGGCGATTTATTTAGAGGAATACGCTAAAAAAAGTCGGATGACGTCTTTCATTGAAGTCAATATCTCAAACTTAGCGGGTGTTCCGTCAATCGTTTTCGGATTACTCGGACTCACATTTTTTGTCCGTAACATGGGCTTCGGCTCAACATTGATTGCAGGAGCTTTAACGCTTGCTCTGATGAGTTTGCCGGTTGTCATCGTGTCATCGCAAGAAGCGATTCGTGCGGTGCCGCAAGCAATGCGTCATGCATCGCTTGCACTGGGTGCTTCGAAATGGCAGACGACATTCAAAGTTGTCTTACCCGCATCCCTTCCAGGGGTCATCACAGGAATCATCCTTGCCGTTTCACGGGCAATTGGAGAGACAGCACCGCTCATCATGGTCGGAGCAGCCATCTTCATCGCACGGGCGCCGGAAGGGATTTTCTCAGAGTTTACGGCCTTACCGATTCAAATCTACAACTGGACAAGCCGTCCGCAAGCTGACTTCCAAGGTCTTGCGGCAGCCGGAATCATCGTCCTGATGGTCATCCTCTTAACGATGAACTCACTTGCGATTTGGATTCGAAACCGTTTTTCAAAACGATACTAA
- the phoU gene encoding phosphate signaling complex protein PhoU: protein MAANRTIFGENLAVLDQKVFLLARKTMQQIATTAEALEKYDREIALKVIENDSELDALELEINDDAILLIAKQQPVATDLRRLITAIKIATDLERIADYAGNISKAVLRVETFPYVIDISLLKEAFETLLDMTETAIVAYRDGDIEKAKALSDLDNIIDDTTYKALRQYMRHMSLQPIVVDEIMQFTNICRYIERMGDHLTNVGEHLIYLEKGKHYDLNS from the coding sequence ATGGCAGCAAATCGGACGATTTTTGGTGAAAACCTGGCAGTACTCGATCAAAAAGTATTTTTGTTAGCAAGGAAGACGATGCAACAGATTGCGACGACAGCGGAAGCACTCGAAAAGTATGACCGTGAGATTGCGCTTAAAGTCATCGAAAACGACAGTGAACTCGATGCACTGGAACTCGAAATCAACGATGATGCGATTTTACTGATTGCGAAACAACAGCCGGTTGCTACGGACTTACGTCGTTTGATCACAGCAATCAAGATTGCAACCGACCTTGAGCGGATTGCCGATTACGCGGGAAATATCTCGAAAGCCGTTTTACGTGTCGAAACGTTCCCTTACGTGATTGATATCTCGTTGTTAAAAGAAGCGTTCGAAACATTACTCGATATGACGGAAACGGCGATTGTCGCGTATCGAGATGGCGATATTGAAAAAGCAAAGGCATTATCGGATCTCGATAACATCATTGATGACACGACGTATAAAGCATTGCGCCAATATATGCGGCATATGTCCTTACAGCCGATTGTCGTTGATGAAATCATGCAATTCACAAATATTTGCCGTTATATCGAACGGATGGGAGACCATTTGACGAATGTCGGTGAGCATTTGATTTATTTAGAAAAAGGAAAACACTATGATTTGAATAGCTAA